TTCACCAGCTTGATGCGGTACAGATTGCTGATACTGTCCAGCCCCCTTTCCTGGTACAGCATGCCCGCTGTGCGGATGATGGTGCCGCTTACCGGCTTCCGGCTGATGAGCAGGAAAACGATGGCGCCGGTGATCAGCAGCAGCACGGTGCTGTACGTTTTCAGGCGGGGCGTAAACCGCAGCGGCTGTTTTTTGGCGATGCCGTTTTCCGAAGCGTAGCGGATCAGGCCGGTGGGCCTGCCTGTTTTTTCCATCATGAAATCACAGGCATCGATGCAGGCGGTACAATTCACGCATTCCAGCTGGGTACCGTTACGTATATCTATGCCCGTTGGACAAACATGCACGCATTGCATGCAGTCGATGCAATCGCCCAGTTCCGGTGCATCTTTTTTGTACTTCCCCCGTGGTTCGCCGCGTACGTAGTCATATGCCACCACCACCGAATCTTTGTCCAGCAGCACACTTTGCAGCCTGCCGTAGGGGCAGACCACGGTGCAGACCTGTTCCCGGAAGAAGGCAAAGACGGCATAGAACACGCCGGAGAATACCATCATCGCTATAAACCCGCCTGCGTGGCTGGAAAGCGGATCGGTGACGATGGCCTGCAGGTCCTGTATGCCGATGATATAGGCAAGAAAGGTATTGGCGATCAGTACGGAGAGCACAAAGAAGATCACGTGTTTCAATGTTTTCTTCCTGATCTTTTCCGCATTCCAGGGCGCTTTGTCCAGCATTTTCTGCGCCGGGGCATCGCCTTCTATCCAGTATTCGATCTTGCGGAACACCATTTCCATGAAGATCGTCTGCGGGCAGACCCATCCGCAGAAAAGCCTTCCGAAGGCCATGGTAAAAAGCACGATGAAGAGAATGAAAGCCACCATGGCCAGTCCGAATATGAAGAAATCCTGCGGCCAGAAGATGGCGCCGAAGAGAATGAACCGCCCTTCCGTTACATCGAAAAGAAACAGGGGCCTGCCGTTCACTTGTATGAACGGCAAGCTGAAAAATACGATGAAATAAATGTAGCTGACGATGCTTCTGATGTTGAAAAGCCTGCCTTTGGGTCTTTTGGCGTAGATCCATTTACGTTTGCCCTGTTTGGTAACGGTGGCGATACTGTCTCTGAATATTTCTTCTTCTTCTTTCATGGTTTTGCTTATTCCTCACCTTCGTATAAAGTACCCTGTTGTTCCTTCGGGTTCGCGGGATTGGTGCCGCGAATGGTCCTGATGTACGCGGTGAGCTGTGCCAGCTGTTTGGGTGAGAAGTCCTCTTTCCAGGATTTCATGCCTTTTTCCGGTACACCATATTTGATCGTTGAAAATATTTCATTCACTTTTCCGCCATGTATCCAGTAGTTGTCCGTCAGGTTGGGGCCTACGGTGCCTTGTCCGTCAGGACCATGACAGGCCGCACAATTGATCACGAAAAGT
This genomic stretch from Chitinophaga sp. XS-30 harbors:
- the ccoG gene encoding cytochrome c oxidase accessory protein CcoG, translating into MKEEEEIFRDSIATVTKQGKRKWIYAKRPKGRLFNIRSIVSYIYFIVFFSLPFIQVNGRPLFLFDVTEGRFILFGAIFWPQDFFIFGLAMVAFILFIVLFTMAFGRLFCGWVCPQTIFMEMVFRKIEYWIEGDAPAQKMLDKAPWNAEKIRKKTLKHVIFFVLSVLIANTFLAYIIGIQDLQAIVTDPLSSHAGGFIAMMVFSGVFYAVFAFFREQVCTVVCPYGRLQSVLLDKDSVVVAYDYVRGEPRGKYKKDAPELGDCIDCMQCVHVCPTGIDIRNGTQLECVNCTACIDACDFMMEKTGRPTGLIRYASENGIAKKQPLRFTPRLKTYSTVLLLITGAIVFLLISRKPVSGTIIRTAGMLYQERGLDSISNLYRIKLVNKTTSEVPLTLRLEKTPGHVETIGQPQIHIKAEGQGEGTFFVVLPRNAIQKRKSVLTIGLYQGDELIITKQTTFLGPAK